From the genome of Sulfurovum sp. NBC37-1, one region includes:
- the tatB gene encoding Sec-independent protein translocase protein TatB, with amino-acid sequence MFGIGFTEILLISIIAILFLGPDKLPETMVQIAKFIKGVKKTVGDAKSALDEEMRIADLKDEALNYKQQLDSATDELKSFKNIGLDDMDDLLGDTDTKETNKPAKDSSTANETPVTPVEAPNDTVTFKKKSKKKKKPAEENDTAGKTKVAKKNKDKKSEDKA; translated from the coding sequence ATGTTTGGCATAGGTTTTACCGAAATACTTCTCATCTCTATCATTGCGATCCTCTTTTTGGGACCGGACAAACTTCCTGAAACAATGGTTCAGATAGCAAAATTCATCAAGGGGGTCAAAAAGACTGTTGGTGACGCAAAAAGTGCGCTCGACGAAGAGATGCGCATTGCCGACCTGAAAGATGAAGCGCTCAATTACAAACAACAGCTTGACTCTGCAACCGACGAGCTCAAAAGCTTCAAGAACATTGGCCTGGACGACATGGATGATCTTCTCGGCGATACCGATACCAAAGAGACGAACAAACCTGCCAAAGACTCTTCCACTGCGAACGAAACACCCGTTACCCCCGTAGAAGCCCCCAATGATACTGTGACCTTCAAGAAAAAATCCAAGAAAAAGAAAAAACCTGCTGAAGAGAACGATACGGCAGGAAAAACAAAAGTTGCAAAAAAGAATAAAGACAAGAAAAGTGAGGACAAAGCCTGA